Below is a window of Chloroflexota bacterium DNA.
GAGCAGAGCAAAGCGAAAAGTTAGAGATCAGCAGTCTTCACGTAAGCTTGAGAGGGTGACGAGATTCGAGCCGGTGAGCACTTGCTTGGGAAGTAAGTGCTCTGGGCCCGCTATATCCGTCAGCTAAGCGGGGAGCATGATCTGTAGCAGTTTACATGTCTTTTACATTTTAACCTTGGGCGGTAACTGTGGTATAGTATTGCCATTATGGGTATGCCCACCATATGGGCAACATGCGACTGCCTGTGGGACGCCGAAATGACCTATTCGGCTTTTGATGCGTACGCATGGAATGGCAGACATCCCCATGTTTGTCCAGTGGTGAAATAGGGGCCAGGATGAAAAAGCCTCCAGAAAATGAAGCCAGGATTCACAAAGATCCAAAGCTCACCAAGCCAGCTTTGATAGCTGCCTGGCCTGGCGTCTCCAATGTTGCTCTAGAAGCAGCAACTTATCTTAAGGAGAAGCTGCAGGCTGAAGAACTAGCCGATATGGAGTCTTCAGCTTTCTTCGAACTTGGTGGAGTCTTCATCGAAAAGAACCTGGTACAACCGCCCAGGTTGCCTCAGAACAAATTCTACTACTGGAAAAGAAGAAGGCCAGGTGGTGACCTGATAATCTTCATTGGTGAGGCACAACCTACTTCCAAAGGTCACGAATTTGCCAACAGAGTTTTGGATATAGCCCAGAGATTCGGTGTTAAAGAGGTATACACGTTTGCTGCCGCCCTTATACCACAGTTCACGGAAGAACCTCGGGTGTGGGCGGCAGTTACCGATAGTGAACAGCTAAGTGATTTGGAGAATCATGGTTTGGTGTTGAAGGGTGACTTCTATATCGCTGGAATGAATGGTCTGCTACTTTCCGCGGCCAAGGAGAGAGGATTGAAAGCCATCTGTCTGCTTGGAGAAACGCCGCGCTTCCTTAGCGAGATGAGAAACCCTATAGCCACCAAAGCAGTGCTCGGAGTTATAGCCAGGCTATTGAAACTCGAGATCGATATGACAGAACTGGAGGACACGGCCGAGCAGGCCCGCCAACAGATAGAGGAAATGGTCAAGGAGAGCCGCCGCCAGTTCATCAAGGACTTCACCGTACCCTTGTGGGAGCGCCCTGATGAGGAAGAAAAGGGCTAGTCCAATTTCGGCCCCCCAGATAGCTATCTCCATATAGGAACCCTTTATCGCCACTACAAATGAGCAGGACTTCACCTCCTTGAGTTACCTACAAGGCAAAACAATATGTGAGAAGTTTGCCCTCCTGTTTGAGATGAAAATTCAACAGCGTCTTCCCCCACCTTCACTTTTGCCTGCTCAAACCCATACAGGGTAACATGCATAGAATTGGCTCATTCACATTAGTTTGAAAAGCCAGGAAAGGAGAGAACCGTCTTGGAATACTTCTTGAATGAACAACAGAAAACAGTAAAAGGCCTGGCCAGAATGATTGCAGAACAGCGAATTCTGCCCGTACGGGCAGAACTGGATGAGAAAGAAGAGTTTCCCTGGGACTTGATCAGAGAAATGGCTAATAGCGATCTCTTGAGGATATTCATACCGGAAAAATATGAAGGATTGGGAGGAGGGTGTCTTGATCTTTGCCTGGTAATAGAGGAGTTGTCGCGAGTCTGTGGTGGTATTGCCATTAGCTACGGTGCTAATGCCCTGGGAGCCCTTCCTTTGATTAGCTATGGCACTGAGGAGCAAAAGGGGAAATACCTCCCTGATGTTGCCAGCGGAAAAAGGTTGACCGCCTTTGCTCTGACAGAATCAACTGCCGGTAGCGATGCTGCCAATATCAGAACAGTGGCCACTAGAGAAAAGGGGGGCTACCTGATAAACGGCACTAAGCAATTCATTACCAACGGTGGAGAAGCAGAGATATACACCATAATTGCCATGACAGACCCGGCCAGAGGCAGTCGGGGTGCCAGCGCCTTGATAGTAGAAAAAAACACACCGGGCTTCTCTTTCGGCAAGAAGGAAAAGAAGATGGGTATCCGCTCCTCTGCCACGAGGGAGTTGATCTTCCATGATTGCCGTGTCCCAGAGGAGAATATTATCGG
It encodes the following:
- a CDS encoding PAC2 family protein encodes the protein MKKPPENEARIHKDPKLTKPALIAAWPGVSNVALEAATYLKEKLQAEELADMESSAFFELGGVFIEKNLVQPPRLPQNKFYYWKRRRPGGDLIIFIGEAQPTSKGHEFANRVLDIAQRFGVKEVYTFAAALIPQFTEEPRVWAAVTDSEQLSDLENHGLVLKGDFYIAGMNGLLLSAAKERGLKAICLLGETPRFLSEMRNPIATKAVLGVIARLLKLEIDMTELEDTAEQARQQIEEMVKESRRQFIKDFTVPLWERPDEEEKG
- a CDS encoding acyl-CoA dehydrogenase family protein, producing the protein MEYFLNEQQKTVKGLARMIAEQRILPVRAELDEKEEFPWDLIREMANSDLLRIFIPEKYEGLGGGCLDLCLVIEELSRVCGGIAISYGANALGALPLISYGTEEQKGKYLPDVASGKRLTAFALTESTAGSDAANIRTVATREKGGYLINGTKQFITNGGEAEIYTIIAMTDPARGSRGASALIVEKNTPGFSFGKKEKKMGIRSSATRELIFHDCRVPEENIIGREGQGFIIAIRTLDRSRPGVGAQAVGIAQGALEAAVDYARQRIQFGHPISSIQAVQHMLADMATELEAARALVYAVARTIDAGAKSFTEEAAMVKVFATDMAMKVTTDAVQILGGAGYMRDYPVEKMMRDAKITQIYEGANQVVRNTIALELLKRKARQE